The following is a genomic window from Caldicellulosiruptor danielii.
CTGATGAACCATTCCTATTCCTTTTTCAATTGCTTCATGAGGACCTTTGACCTCAAGTTTTTTACCCTCAAAATATATCTCCCCAGAATCAGGAGCATAAAGACCATATATGATATTCATTAAAGTTGACTTTCCAGCACCATTTTCCCCAAGTATGGCGTGTACCTCACCTTTTTTTACATCCAAATACACATTATCATTTGCTTGAATATTACCAAATCTTTTAGAAATACCTTTGACCTGCAAAATGTATTCCATATCCATGTCCCACCTGTCTTTATATTCTTTTTATTATTTCAACGATAACCTTTTTGAGCTTTTCTATATTTTCAGAAAACACTCTCAAAACCTCTTCATGTGAAACAGGTTTTATATCTGGGTGATCTTCTAACCCAGCATCATAGTCTGTCACAAGAGTTATATTTAAATACTTTATACCAAGTTCATTTGCTAATGCCACCTCAGGATACTGTGTCATTCCAATCACGTCAAATCCCATCTTGGAATACCATCTGCTCTCAGCCAATGTTGAAAATCTTGGTCCCTGAATAACTACACACGTACCTTTTTTGTGAAATCTATATCCAAGTTCTTCTAAAACATTGATTGCAATTTTTCTCATCTGTTCATCATAAGGCTGTGCCATGGATGTGTGCCTTACATTTCCAATATCTGAAAATGTATCCTCCCGCCCCCATGTCCTGTCAATAAACTGGTCAACAATTACAAAATCACCTGGCATAATCTCTTTCTTCAAACTTCCACATGCTGTTGTTGAAATAATCTTATCAACCCCAAGTTCTTTTAATGCATATATATTTGCCCTATATGGCACTTTATGAGGAGGGTAAATATGTGTTTTACCATGCCTCGGAATAAACGCAACTTCTTTCCCTTCTACTTTTGAATTTGCTATTTTATCACTTGGTTTGCCATACGGAGTTTCAATCTCTATTTCTTTAACATTTTCCAAAAAAGAGTAAAATCCAGAACCACCTATTATC
Proteins encoded in this region:
- the mtnP gene encoding S-methyl-5'-thioadenosine phosphorylase; the protein is MIGIIGGSGFYSFLENVKEIEIETPYGKPSDKIANSKVEGKEVAFIPRHGKTHIYPPHKVPYRANIYALKELGVDKIISTTACGSLKKEIMPGDFVIVDQFIDRTWGREDTFSDIGNVRHTSMAQPYDEQMRKIAINVLEELGYRFHKKGTCVVIQGPRFSTLAESRWYSKMGFDVIGMTQYPEVALANELGIKYLNITLVTDYDAGLEDHPDIKPVSHEEVLRVFSENIEKLKKVIVEIIKRI